A genomic window from Litoreibacter janthinus includes:
- a CDS encoding HpcH/HpaI aldolase family protein has translation MGFANFKERMLSGEQLLGTFVKTPSVEIIEVLAVSGLDFICLDAEHSSWDRMRMDACLAVARALDFPTLVRVPSAGADDILKAMDAGAVGVVVPHVDSAEKARAVAKATRFGLGGRGFAGSTRWAGYATRSMADVLEQSRRETVVIVQIEEPEGVDAIAQIAGAEGVDGVFIGPSDLSVSYGETSTDNDNLRNAMTTVGDAAREAGITYATWAPDAATGRSLEPYGFTMYVLGSELSWIVSGARAAAAQMREG, from the coding sequence ATGGGGTTTGCGAATTTTAAGGAACGGATGTTGTCCGGCGAGCAGCTGCTGGGCACGTTTGTCAAAACGCCGTCGGTTGAGATTATCGAGGTTCTAGCGGTGTCCGGTCTGGATTTCATTTGTCTGGACGCGGAGCATTCCTCTTGGGACCGGATGCGCATGGATGCCTGCCTCGCGGTGGCGCGGGCGCTGGACTTTCCAACCTTGGTGCGGGTGCCGTCGGCTGGTGCCGACGACATCCTGAAAGCGATGGATGCAGGCGCCGTGGGCGTCGTGGTGCCCCATGTGGACAGCGCCGAGAAGGCGCGCGCGGTGGCGAAGGCGACACGGTTCGGGCTTGGCGGACGTGGCTTTGCGGGCTCTACGCGTTGGGCGGGCTACGCGACGCGTTCTATGGCGGATGTGCTGGAGCAGTCCCGCCGTGAAACCGTGGTGATCGTCCAGATCGAAGAGCCGGAAGGCGTGGACGCGATCGCACAGATTGCGGGCGCAGAGGGCGTTGACGGCGTGTTCATTGGCCCTTCGGATTTGTCGGTGTCTTACGGTGAGACGTCAACCGACAATGACAACCTGCGCAATGCCATGACCACAGTCGGTGACGCGGCGCGCGAGGCGGGGATTACCTATGCCACTTGGGCGCCGGATGCCGCGACTGGTCGCTCGCTCGAACCATATGGGTTTACCATGTACGTTCTGGGGTCCGAGCTGTCATGGATCGTATCAGGCGCGCGGGCGGCCGCAGCGCAGATGCGTGAAGGATAA
- a CDS encoding RSP_7527 family protein, translating to MTDFDSSRIDLEAIELEARKMRADYTAAMIASARAWIVSKFTTPVLAGSKTA from the coding sequence ATGACCGATTTTGACTCCTCCCGTATCGACCTTGAAGCCATCGAGCTTGAAGCCCGTAAAATGCGTGCCGACTACACCGCCGCAATGATCGCTTCTGCCCGCGCTTGGATCGTTTCCAAATTCACGACTCCAGTATTGGCCGGCTCCAAAACCGCCTAA